From a single Lolium rigidum isolate FL_2022 chromosome 7, APGP_CSIRO_Lrig_0.1, whole genome shotgun sequence genomic region:
- the LOC124675740 gene encoding uncharacterized protein LOC124675740 produces the protein MVSNSNAGSAAEGVKMARCQRDNKQIALDHSELEVVVPGQIVEFAGRKSDAPRSSSWGIASDCLDLNMLVFGLASDKDYAGPTAPSLVNRWHQEIACEKLHESVRM, from the exons ATGGTCAGCAACTCGAATGCAGGCAGCGCTGCTGAAG GGGTTAAAATGGCCAGGTGTCAAAGAGATAATAAGCAGATTGCTCTTGACCATTCGGAGCTGGAGGTTGTTGTGCCTGGACAAATTGTCGAGTTTGCTGGACGAAAGTCTGATGCTCCTAGATCATCATCGTGGGGAATTGCTTCGGATTGCCTGGATCTGAACATGCTGGTGTTTGGGCTTGCATCTGACAAAGATTATGCCGGGCCTACAGCACCCTCCCTTGTGAACCGTTGGCATCAGGAAATTGCCTGCGAGAAGCTGCACGAAAGTGTTCGGATGTAA
- the LOC124675336 gene encoding protein REDUCED CHLOROPLAST COVERAGE 3 isoform X1, whose amino-acid sequence MAPKAGRGKGRGGGGKGDRKKKEEKVVPSVVDFTVTTPYDSQVTLKGISTDRVLDVRRLLGSNVETCHLTNYSLSHVVRGHRLDDGVEIVALKPCALTIAEEEYATEEAAVAHVRRLLDIVACTTAFAKQKHKSSPKHARPATPPSPPAEASSPAANGGKGGGKDGEVPAISEAHDMAAIGPPPKLGEFYDFFSFAHLTPPLHFIRRKEKNGAAQEGDYFEIEVKVCNGKLLHIVASVKGFYLVGKPHTVSRSLVDLLQPLSSGFANAYEALMKAFVDHNKFGNLPFGFRANTWLVPPVYMDAATKSPALPVEDESWGGHGGGRGRDGKYDRRRWAKEFSILARMPCKTEEERVVRDRKAFLLHNLFVDTAIFRAASTIRRLIDTSVRTGSDGSLVFEERVGDMHVTVKKDEADASVKLGDKVDAAAVYQTDAMDISQRNLLKGLTSDESVVAKDSSTLGVVIVKHCGYTATVKVSGRTKNSTDSKQPSDISDHLDGVLNIDVDDHPDGGSNALNVHSLRIPLPKIINPEVAASNQHLSSKTHVDNYARKLARTVLEASFMKLENTQKENPRLIRWELGSSWLQHLQKKDSSASGDSEKSTKKVEKDSSVKGLGKHFEQLRKLKKNVEGAKTEKEDSDSNCSLTKGMEESDNKAFDETSEAELRKLMPEDAFCRLKSLEAGLHQKSLEELTKMAHKFYDDTALPKLVADFASLELSPVDGRTMTDFMHTRGLNMCSLGRVVDLAEKLPHIQSICIHEMVIRSFKHVIRAVIAGVDDMQNMSAVIAETLNILLGSPRLDSDLDTDAHNEHNLRLKWIESFLSKRYCWKLKDEYEHLRKSIILRGLCSKVGLELVARDYDMNSPNPFDKSDIVNIVPICKHVVYSSIDSRNLLESSKMALDKGKLDDAVNYGAKALSKVIAVCGPYHRLTANAYSLLAVVLYHTGDFNQATIYQQKALDINERELGLDHPETMKSYGDLSVFYYRLQHIEMALKYVNRALYLLQFSCGLSHPNSAATYINVAMMEEGMGNVHVALRYLHEALKCNKRLLGADHIQTAASYHAIAIALSMMDAYSLSVQHEQTTLQILQEKLGEDDLRTQDAAAWLEYFDSKALEQQEAARRGIPKPDSSIASKGHLSVSDLLDYISPDQERKERDMQRKCRRAKNNTRAQQGESVEEKDNFQDDSGSLLEAVKNDFQEAKLEPQAPVVSVVTEEICAVHDELKQVEALSPEEYSDEGWQAATLRGRSANVRKKSIRRRPALTKLAVGRIEDGRTASAQRTDVQPQTKEHKEEATYSPSQLSFGNFFNSDKLNGDPVITEDKSCNATSKSEQSIKPTGINRPTSIASKLVSYKDVAASPPGTVWKPILEQKEAKEKDTEEVTVVTPSSEEEDRKLTDEVEKSSDEGSKEIVSSQPEGGSHSEKASDSDGSTSPNKKTSGSKLSASAPPFNPGSLLSVSHPYSTVAIYDASVVLQTIPSQAMEILPHAVDTRVPRGPRSTLYYRTGHSFQRKQGYTQSQSTIVRGSTSPPAMNPHAAEFVPGKAVQQTDLANGKHVADSADQQLTPQTSDEVKADILAADKAGQVEKITPGKGKENRGKDAMRDSYKAELARQILLSFIVKSVHDSLGSTRPQQDRKPSASDEPSNEQSSNITKPTSARKEFDKQPKAAEVPKSEKDTEGFTVVSKRRRSKQHFMNPINGLYSQQSICTSVS is encoded by the exons ATGGCCCCGAAGGCCGGCCGCGGCaagggcaggggcggcggcggcaagggcgaccgcaagaagaaggaggagaaag TGGTGCCGAGTGTGGTGGACTTCACGGTAACCACCCCCTACGATTCCCAGGTGACACTCAAG GGGATCTCGACGGATCGCGTGCTGGACGTGAGGAGGCTGCTGGGGTCCAACGTGGAGACGTGCCACCTCACCAATTACTCGCTCTCCCATGTG GTGCGTGGTCATCGGCTGGACGACGGCGTGGAAATCGTGGCCCTCAAACCATGCGCTCTGACCATCGCCGAAG AGGAGTACGCGACGGAGGAGGCCGCCGTGGCGCACGTCCGCCGCCTGCTGGACATCGTCGCCTGCACCACCGCGTTCGCCAAGCAGAAGCACAAGTCCTCGCCCAAGCACGCGCGCCCCGCGACGCCCCCGTCTCCCCCCGCCGAAGCCTCCTCCCCCGCGGCCAATGGCGGCAAAGGCGGCGGCAAAGACGGCGAGGTGCCCGCGATATCGGAGGCGCACGACATGGCGGCCATCGGGCCGCCGCCCAAGCTCGGCGAGTTCTACGACTTCTTCTCCTTCGCGCACCTCACACCGCCCCTCCACT TTAtcaggaggaaggagaagaatggTGCTGCACAGGAAGGCGATTACTTCGAAATCGAG GTGAAGGTCTGCAACGGGAAGCTTCTGCACATTGTTGCTTCGGTCAAGGGATTCTACCTGGTGGGGAAGCCGCACACCGTGAGCCGCTCCTTGGTGGACCTGCTACAGCCGCTCAGCAGTGGATTTGCCAAT GCGTACGAAGCACTGATGAAAGCTTTTGTGGATCACAACAAG TTCGGGAATCTGCCGTTCGGCTTCCGTGCAAACACATGGCTTGTTCCTCCTGTATATATGGATGCTGCTACAAAGAGCCCAGCGTTGCCTGTTGAGGACGAGAGCTGGGGTGGGCATGGAGGTGGCAGAGGACGAGACGGAAAGTATGACCGGAGACGCTGGGCAAAAGAGTTTTCTATTTTGGCTAGAATGCCGTGCAAAACGGAGGAAGAGAGGGTGGTCAGAGACCGCAAGGCTTTCCTTTTGCACAATCTGTTTGTAGACACAGCGATTTTCAGAGCTGCTTCGACAATACGGCGGCTGATTGATACTAGTGTACGAACTGGTTCTGATGGTTCGTTAGTATTCGAGGAACGTGTTGGGGACATGCATGTAACTGTAAAGAAGGACGAGGCTGATGCTAGTGTGAAGTTGGGGGATAAAGTTGATGCAGCTGCCGTCTACCAGACGGATGCTATGGATATATCACAAAGGAATCTTCTGAAAGGTTTAACTTCTGATGAGAGTGTCGTCGCTAAG GACTCTTCCACGCTAGGTGTGGTGATTGTTAAGCATTGTGGATATACGGCAACGGTGAAGGTTTCGGGTCGTACAAAGAATAGCACTGATAGCAAACAACCCAGTGATATCTCTGATCATCTTGATGGAGTGCTGAACATTGATGTAGATGATCATCCCGATGGAGGTTCCAATGCCTTGAATGTTCACAG TCTAAGAATACCACTGCCAAAAATTATCAACCCAGAAGTGGCTGCCAGTAACCAGCACCTTAGCTCTAAGACTCATGTTGATAATTATGCGAGAAAACTAGCACGTACAGTACTTGAAGCCAGCTTTATGAAGCTGGAGAACACGCAGAAAGAAAATCCTAGACTTATCAGATGGGAACTTGGGTCGTCCTGGCTGCAACATTTGCAGAAAAAGGATTCTTCAGCTTCCGGGGATAGTGAGAAGAGCACCAAAAAAGTTGAAAAAGATTCATCTGTCAAaggtcttggcaagcactttgaacAATTAAGGAAACTTAAAAAGAATGTTGAAGGTGCTAAGACTGAGAAGGAAGACTCTGATAGCAACTGCTCACTGACAAAGGGTATGGAAGAATCAGATAATAAAGCATTTGACGAAACCAGTGAGGCTGAATTAAGGAAGCTGATGCCAGAAGATGCTTTCTGTCGCTTAAAGAGTTTGGAAGCTGGCCTTCATCAAAAG TCCCTTGAAGAGCTCACAAAGATGGCCCATAAGTTTTACGATGATACTGCACTCCCGAAGCTG GTGGCCGATTTTGCTTCTCTTGAGCTTTCTCCAGTGGATGGAAGAACTATGACTGATTTCATGCACACAAGGGGACTTAATATGTGCTCATTAGGTCGTGTG GTTGACCTAGCAGAGAAGCTCCCACACATCCAGTCAATATGCATACATGAAATGGTCATTCGATCCTTTAAGCATGTCATTCGAGCTGTTATTGCAGGTGTCGATGACATGCAAAATATGTCTGCTGTTATAGCTGAGACTTTGAACATTTTATTGGGATCTCCAAGATTAGATAGTGATCTTGATACAGATGCCCATAATGAGCATAACTTACGACTGAAATGGATAGAGAGCTTCCTATCTAAAAGATACTGTTGGAAATTGAAAGATGAATATGAACACTTGCGGAAGTCCATCATTTTGAGAGGCCTTTGCAGCAAG GTTGGCCTTGAGTTGGTTGCAAGAGACTATGATATGAATAGCCCAAACCCGTTTGACAAATCTGATATTGTCAATATAGTTCCTATATGCAAG CATGTCGTTTACTCATCTATTGATAGTAGGAACTTACTAGAATCATCAAAGATGGCTTTGGATAAAGGAAAACTTGATGATGCTGTTAACTATGGAGCAAAG GCCTTGTCCAAAGTTATAGCAGTTTGTGGTCCATACCATCGGCTAACTGCTAATGCCTACAGTCTTCTTGCTGTAGTTCTTTACCATACTGGAGATTTTAATCAG GCAACTATATATCAGCAGAAGGCACTCGACATCAATGAAAGGGAGCTAGGTCTTGACCATCCTGAAACTATGAAGAGCTATGGGGATTTATCTGTTTTCTACTACCGTCTCCAACACATTGAGATGGCTCTGAA GTATGTCAACCGCGCACTTTATCTACTTCAATTTTCTTGTGGGCTTTCACATCCAAATTCAGCTGCCACCTACATAAATGTGGCTATGATGGAAGAAGGTATGGGAAATGTTCATGTTGCTCTAAGGTATTTGCATGAAGCGCTGAAGTGCAACAAAAGATTGCTTGGAGCTGATCATATACAG ACTGCTGCAAGCTACCATGCCATAGCCATAGCCCTCTCCATGATGGATGCATACTCCCTAAGCGTGCAACATGAACAAACCACCTTACAGATACTTCAGGAGAAACTAGGAGAAGATGACCTTCGTACTCAG GATGCTGCTGCTTGGCTGGAGTACTTCGATTCAAAAGCATTAGAACAGCAAGAGGCCGCTCGGAGAGGCATTCCAAAACCTGATTCTTCTATTGCAAGTAAAGGACATCTTAG TGTATCAGATCTACTTGACTACATAAGCCCGGACCAGGAAAGAAAAGAGAGGGACATGCAAAGGAAGTGCAGGCGCGCAAAG AATAATACCAGAGCCCAACAAGGTGAATCAGTTGAAGAAAAGGATAACTTCCAGGATGACTCAGGATCTCTTCTTGAAGCAGTCAAAAATGATTTCCAAGAAGCAAAACTAGAACCGCAGGCTCCTGTTGTATCAGTAGTAACAGAAGAAATTTGTGCAGTCCATGATGAGCTGAAGCAGGTAGAGGCTTTATCACCTGAAGAGTATTCTGATGAGGGTTGGCAAGCAGCTACTTTAAGAGGGAGGTCTGCAAATGTGCGGAAGAAAAGCATCCGCAGAAGGCCAGCTCTCACTAAATTAGCAGTTGGTCGCATAGAAGATGGCCGCACTGCTTCTGCTCAAAGGACTGATGTACAGCCACAGACAAAAGAGCATAAAGAGGAAGCTACATACTCCCCTAGCCAACTATCATTTGGCAACTTTTTCAACAGTGACAAGTTGAATGGTGATCCCGTCATTACTGAAGACAAGTCTTGTAATGCTACGTCCAAATCAGAACAGAGCATAAAACCTACAGGAATTAACAGGCCAACTAGCATAGCTTCCAAGTTGGTATCATACAAAGACGTGGCAGCGTCGCCGCCTGGCACAGTATGGAAACCGATTTTGGAGCAGAAGGAAGCAAAGGAGAAGGATACTGAAGAAGTTACTGTTGTAACACCTTCGTCTGAGGAAGAAGATAGGAAACTTACAGATGAAGTTGAGAAGTCAAGTGATGAGGGAAGCAAAGAGATTGTCTCAAGTCAGCCAGAGGGAGGCAGTCATTCAGAGAAAGCTTCTGACAGTGACGGAAGCACATCTCCGAACAAGAAAACAAGTGGAAGCAAACTTTCAGCTTCAGCACCTCCGTTCAATCCTGGATCACTCTTATCAGTGTCCCATCCTTACAGCACAGTAGCAATATATGATGCTAGTGTTGTTCTTCAGACAATCCCAAGTCAGGCAATGGAGATTCTTCCTCATGCTGTTGATACTAGAGTGCCTCGTGGTCCTCGGTCCACCTTGTACTACCGTACTGGGCATTCTTTCCAAAGGAAGCAGGGTTATACACAGAGCCAGAGCACCATTGTGAGAGGTAGCACCTCCCCTCCAGCCATGAATCCCCATGCTGCTGAGTTTGTGCCTGGAAAGGCTGTGCAACAAACTGATTTGGCTAATGGGAAACATGTAGCTGACTCAGCGGATCAGCAGTTGACGCCGCAGACCTCAGATGAAGTGAAAGCCGATATTCTTGCTGCAGACAAGGCAGGCCAAGTGGAGAAGATAACTCCAGGTAAAGGGAAGGAAAACAGAGGGAAAGATGCGATGAGAGATTCGTACAAAGCAGAGCTGGCAAGGCAGATTCTGCTCAGCTTCATTGTCAAGTCGGTGCATGACAGTTTAGGTTCGACTCGACCTCAGCAGGACAGAAAGCCAAGTGCATCGGATGAACCCAGTAACGAACAGAGCAGCAACATAACCAAGCCCACTTCAGCTCGCAAAGAGTTCGATAAACAACCCAAGGCAGCCGAGGTGCCGAAGAGCGAGAAGGATACAGAGGGCTTCACAGTAGTTTCAAAGCGAAGAAGAAGCAAGCAACACTTCATGAACCCCATAAATGGTCTCTACTCTCAGCAGTCCATCTGCACTTCGGTCAGCTGA
- the LOC124675336 gene encoding protein REDUCED CHLOROPLAST COVERAGE 2 isoform X2, with translation MAPKAGRGKGRGGGGKGDRKKKEEKVVPSVVDFTVTTPYDSQVTLKGISTDRVLDVRRLLGSNVETCHLTNYSLSHVVRGHRLDDGVEIVALKPCALTIAEEEYATEEAAVAHVRRLLDIVACTTAFAKQKHKSSPKHARPATPPSPPAEASSPAANGGKGGGKDGEVPAISEAHDMAAIGPPPKLGEFYDFFSFAHLTPPLHFIRRKEKNGAAQEGDYFEIEVKVCNGKLLHIVASVKGFYLVGKPHTVSRSLVDLLQPLSSGFANAYEALMKAFVDHNKFGNLPFGFRANTWLVPPVYMDAATKSPALPVEDESWGGHGGGRGRDGKYDRRRWAKEFSILARMPCKTEEERVVRDRKAFLLHNLFVDTAIFRAASTIRRLIDTSVRTGSDGSLVFEERVGDMHVTVKKDEADASVKLGDKVDAAAVYQTDAMDISQRNLLKGLTSDESVVAKDSSTLGVVIVKHCGYTATVKVSGRTKNSTDSKQPSDISDHLDGVLNIDVDDHPDGGSNALNVHSLRIPLPKIINPEVAASNQHLSSKTHVDNYARKLARTVLEASFMKLENTQKENPRLIRWELGSSWLQHLQKKDSSASGDSEKSTKKVEKDSSVKGLGKHFEQLRKLKKNVEGAKTEKEDSDSNCSLTKGMEESDNKAFDETSEAELRKLMPEDAFCRLKSLEAGLHQKSLEELTKMAHKFYDDTALPKLVADFASLELSPVDGRTMTDFMHTRGLNMCSLGRVVDLAEKLPHIQSICIHEMVIRSFKHVIRAVIAGVDDMQNMSAVIAETLNILLGSPRLDSDLDTDAHNEHNLRLKWIESFLSKRYCWKLKDEYEHLRKSIILRGLCSKVGLELVARDYDMNSPNPFDKSDIVNIVPICKHVVYSSIDSRNLLESSKMALDKGKLDDAVNYGAKALSKVIAVCGPYHRLTANAYSLLAVVLYHTGDFNQATIYQQKALDINERELGLDHPETMKSYGDLSVFYYRLQHIEMALKYVNRALYLLQFSCGLSHPNSAATYINVAMMEEGMGNVHVALRYLHEALKCNKRLLGADHIQTAASYHAIAIALSMMDAYSLSVQHEQTTLQILQEKLGEDDLRTQDAAAWLEYFDSKALEQQEAARRGIPKPDSSIASKGHLRST, from the exons ATGGCCCCGAAGGCCGGCCGCGGCaagggcaggggcggcggcggcaagggcgaccgcaagaagaaggaggagaaag TGGTGCCGAGTGTGGTGGACTTCACGGTAACCACCCCCTACGATTCCCAGGTGACACTCAAG GGGATCTCGACGGATCGCGTGCTGGACGTGAGGAGGCTGCTGGGGTCCAACGTGGAGACGTGCCACCTCACCAATTACTCGCTCTCCCATGTG GTGCGTGGTCATCGGCTGGACGACGGCGTGGAAATCGTGGCCCTCAAACCATGCGCTCTGACCATCGCCGAAG AGGAGTACGCGACGGAGGAGGCCGCCGTGGCGCACGTCCGCCGCCTGCTGGACATCGTCGCCTGCACCACCGCGTTCGCCAAGCAGAAGCACAAGTCCTCGCCCAAGCACGCGCGCCCCGCGACGCCCCCGTCTCCCCCCGCCGAAGCCTCCTCCCCCGCGGCCAATGGCGGCAAAGGCGGCGGCAAAGACGGCGAGGTGCCCGCGATATCGGAGGCGCACGACATGGCGGCCATCGGGCCGCCGCCCAAGCTCGGCGAGTTCTACGACTTCTTCTCCTTCGCGCACCTCACACCGCCCCTCCACT TTAtcaggaggaaggagaagaatggTGCTGCACAGGAAGGCGATTACTTCGAAATCGAG GTGAAGGTCTGCAACGGGAAGCTTCTGCACATTGTTGCTTCGGTCAAGGGATTCTACCTGGTGGGGAAGCCGCACACCGTGAGCCGCTCCTTGGTGGACCTGCTACAGCCGCTCAGCAGTGGATTTGCCAAT GCGTACGAAGCACTGATGAAAGCTTTTGTGGATCACAACAAG TTCGGGAATCTGCCGTTCGGCTTCCGTGCAAACACATGGCTTGTTCCTCCTGTATATATGGATGCTGCTACAAAGAGCCCAGCGTTGCCTGTTGAGGACGAGAGCTGGGGTGGGCATGGAGGTGGCAGAGGACGAGACGGAAAGTATGACCGGAGACGCTGGGCAAAAGAGTTTTCTATTTTGGCTAGAATGCCGTGCAAAACGGAGGAAGAGAGGGTGGTCAGAGACCGCAAGGCTTTCCTTTTGCACAATCTGTTTGTAGACACAGCGATTTTCAGAGCTGCTTCGACAATACGGCGGCTGATTGATACTAGTGTACGAACTGGTTCTGATGGTTCGTTAGTATTCGAGGAACGTGTTGGGGACATGCATGTAACTGTAAAGAAGGACGAGGCTGATGCTAGTGTGAAGTTGGGGGATAAAGTTGATGCAGCTGCCGTCTACCAGACGGATGCTATGGATATATCACAAAGGAATCTTCTGAAAGGTTTAACTTCTGATGAGAGTGTCGTCGCTAAG GACTCTTCCACGCTAGGTGTGGTGATTGTTAAGCATTGTGGATATACGGCAACGGTGAAGGTTTCGGGTCGTACAAAGAATAGCACTGATAGCAAACAACCCAGTGATATCTCTGATCATCTTGATGGAGTGCTGAACATTGATGTAGATGATCATCCCGATGGAGGTTCCAATGCCTTGAATGTTCACAG TCTAAGAATACCACTGCCAAAAATTATCAACCCAGAAGTGGCTGCCAGTAACCAGCACCTTAGCTCTAAGACTCATGTTGATAATTATGCGAGAAAACTAGCACGTACAGTACTTGAAGCCAGCTTTATGAAGCTGGAGAACACGCAGAAAGAAAATCCTAGACTTATCAGATGGGAACTTGGGTCGTCCTGGCTGCAACATTTGCAGAAAAAGGATTCTTCAGCTTCCGGGGATAGTGAGAAGAGCACCAAAAAAGTTGAAAAAGATTCATCTGTCAAaggtcttggcaagcactttgaacAATTAAGGAAACTTAAAAAGAATGTTGAAGGTGCTAAGACTGAGAAGGAAGACTCTGATAGCAACTGCTCACTGACAAAGGGTATGGAAGAATCAGATAATAAAGCATTTGACGAAACCAGTGAGGCTGAATTAAGGAAGCTGATGCCAGAAGATGCTTTCTGTCGCTTAAAGAGTTTGGAAGCTGGCCTTCATCAAAAG TCCCTTGAAGAGCTCACAAAGATGGCCCATAAGTTTTACGATGATACTGCACTCCCGAAGCTG GTGGCCGATTTTGCTTCTCTTGAGCTTTCTCCAGTGGATGGAAGAACTATGACTGATTTCATGCACACAAGGGGACTTAATATGTGCTCATTAGGTCGTGTG GTTGACCTAGCAGAGAAGCTCCCACACATCCAGTCAATATGCATACATGAAATGGTCATTCGATCCTTTAAGCATGTCATTCGAGCTGTTATTGCAGGTGTCGATGACATGCAAAATATGTCTGCTGTTATAGCTGAGACTTTGAACATTTTATTGGGATCTCCAAGATTAGATAGTGATCTTGATACAGATGCCCATAATGAGCATAACTTACGACTGAAATGGATAGAGAGCTTCCTATCTAAAAGATACTGTTGGAAATTGAAAGATGAATATGAACACTTGCGGAAGTCCATCATTTTGAGAGGCCTTTGCAGCAAG GTTGGCCTTGAGTTGGTTGCAAGAGACTATGATATGAATAGCCCAAACCCGTTTGACAAATCTGATATTGTCAATATAGTTCCTATATGCAAG CATGTCGTTTACTCATCTATTGATAGTAGGAACTTACTAGAATCATCAAAGATGGCTTTGGATAAAGGAAAACTTGATGATGCTGTTAACTATGGAGCAAAG GCCTTGTCCAAAGTTATAGCAGTTTGTGGTCCATACCATCGGCTAACTGCTAATGCCTACAGTCTTCTTGCTGTAGTTCTTTACCATACTGGAGATTTTAATCAG GCAACTATATATCAGCAGAAGGCACTCGACATCAATGAAAGGGAGCTAGGTCTTGACCATCCTGAAACTATGAAGAGCTATGGGGATTTATCTGTTTTCTACTACCGTCTCCAACACATTGAGATGGCTCTGAA GTATGTCAACCGCGCACTTTATCTACTTCAATTTTCTTGTGGGCTTTCACATCCAAATTCAGCTGCCACCTACATAAATGTGGCTATGATGGAAGAAGGTATGGGAAATGTTCATGTTGCTCTAAGGTATTTGCATGAAGCGCTGAAGTGCAACAAAAGATTGCTTGGAGCTGATCATATACAG ACTGCTGCAAGCTACCATGCCATAGCCATAGCCCTCTCCATGATGGATGCATACTCCCTAAGCGTGCAACATGAACAAACCACCTTACAGATACTTCAGGAGAAACTAGGAGAAGATGACCTTCGTACTCAG GATGCTGCTGCTTGGCTGGAGTACTTCGATTCAAAAGCATTAGAACAGCAAGAGGCCGCTCGGAGAGGCATTCCAAAACCTGATTCTTCTATTGCAAGTAAAGGACATCTTAG ATCTACTTGA